From the genome of Bordetella sp. H567, one region includes:
- the tolB gene encoding Tol-Pal system beta propeller repeat protein TolB, with the protein MTPAYRRSSIQAALRTYGFGLLVLLAILLAGRPAHAQLRVDISGTGATQYPVAIADFAGDTARGHALTEVIRADLNRTGQFRLIDGSNAGLTVDSSVNYDDWRGKGADFLAYGSMNQTPDGRFDIRYRLADTVKHGQLDGVAFSGSEQELRRVAHQIADRIYEKITGVRGVFSTRIAYVLKQGSTYELQVADADGQNPQVALRSREPIISPRWSPDGTRLAYVSFESGKPVVYVHTLATSARVPVANYKGNNSAPAWSPDGSTLAIVLTRDGLSQIYIISADGSNLRRVTRSPGIDTEPTFTPDGRSIIFTSDRSGGPQIYQVSIGGGEPKRLTFNGSYNVSPRISPDGSTLVYVARRDGAFRIASLNLSGGNETLLTNGNDDQSPSFAPNGMQVLYAAIQGGRNVLAVVSSDGRVRQTLSVLNGQINEPTWGPFTR; encoded by the coding sequence ATGACTCCAGCCTATCGCCGATCCTCGATCCAGGCTGCGCTGAGGACCTACGGTTTCGGCCTGTTGGTGTTGCTGGCAATCCTGCTGGCCGGACGGCCGGCCCACGCCCAGCTGCGTGTGGATATTTCCGGCACGGGCGCGACCCAGTACCCGGTAGCCATTGCCGATTTCGCCGGCGACACTGCGCGCGGCCATGCCCTGACGGAAGTCATCCGCGCGGACCTGAACCGCACGGGCCAGTTCCGCCTGATCGACGGCTCGAATGCCGGCCTGACGGTGGACAGCAGCGTCAACTATGACGACTGGCGCGGCAAGGGCGCCGACTTCCTGGCCTATGGCAGCATGAACCAGACACCGGACGGCCGTTTCGATATCCGCTACCGCTTGGCCGATACGGTCAAGCACGGCCAGCTGGATGGCGTGGCCTTTTCAGGTTCTGAACAGGAATTGCGCCGCGTGGCCCACCAGATCGCCGATCGTATCTACGAAAAGATCACGGGCGTGCGGGGGGTGTTCTCGACGCGGATCGCCTATGTCCTGAAGCAGGGCAGCACCTATGAGCTGCAGGTGGCGGATGCCGACGGGCAGAATCCCCAGGTCGCCCTGCGCTCGCGCGAACCCATTATTTCGCCGCGCTGGTCGCCGGACGGTACGCGCCTGGCCTATGTCAGCTTCGAATCCGGCAAGCCGGTCGTCTATGTGCATACCCTGGCCACCAGCGCCCGGGTGCCCGTGGCCAACTACAAGGGCAACAACAGCGCCCCGGCGTGGTCGCCGGATGGCAGTACGCTGGCCATCGTGCTGACCCGGGACGGACTGTCGCAGATTTACATCATCAGCGCGGACGGTTCCAACCTGCGCCGGGTGACCCGATCGCCGGGGATCGACACCGAACCGACGTTCACGCCGGACGGCCGTTCCATCATCTTTACCAGCGACCGCAGCGGCGGGCCGCAGATTTACCAGGTGAGCATAGGGGGGGGGGAGCCCAAGCGCTTGACGTTTAACGGTAGTTACAACGTCTCACCCCGTATTTCGCCCGATGGTTCGACCCTCGTGTACGTTGCAAGACGCGACGGCGCATTTCGCATCGCTTCGCTCAATCTGTCCGGCGGCAACGAAACTTTGCTGACTAATGGCAACGATGACCAATCTCCCAGTTTTGCGCCGAATGGAATGCAAGTACTATACGCGGCTATCCAAGGCGGGCGTAATGTTCTTGCAGTGGTATCGAGCGATGGCCGAGTGCGGCAAACGCTGTCGGTACTGAACGGGCAAATCAACGAACCGACTTGGGGCCCATTTACCCGCTAA
- a CDS encoding OmpA family protein — translation MKSRIAKSLTVAALVATLAACSSVPLEDKGGQGAGSAGTAGGGAGPVMDPFNPSSPLAQQKSVFFDFDSYTVNDQYKSLVQMHSSYLTGHGTQKVQIQGNTDPRGSAEYNLALGTRRGNAVADLMKLNGVSASQIEVTSFGKEHATGTDESGWAQDRRADISYQR, via the coding sequence ATGAAGTCGCGCATTGCCAAAAGCCTAACCGTTGCAGCGCTCGTCGCAACTCTGGCCGCTTGCAGCTCCGTCCCCCTGGAAGACAAGGGAGGCCAGGGCGCTGGCTCGGCGGGCACCGCCGGCGGCGGCGCGGGTCCCGTTATGGACCCGTTCAACCCGAGCAGCCCGCTCGCCCAGCAGAAGAGCGTGTTCTTCGATTTTGACAGCTACACGGTCAACGACCAGTACAAGTCCCTGGTGCAAATGCACTCGAGCTACTTGACTGGCCATGGCACGCAGAAGGTCCAGATCCAGGGCAATACCGACCCGCGCGGCAGCGCGGAGTACAACCTGGCGCTGGGTACCCGCCGCGGCAACGCCGTTGCGGACCTGATGAAGCTGAACGGTGTCAGTGCCTCGCAAATCGAAGTCACGAGCTTCGGCAAAGAGCACGCCACCGGTACGGACGAATCCGGCTGGGCCCAGGACCGCCGGGCGGACATCTCCTACCAGCGTTGA
- the ybgF gene encoding tol-pal system protein YbgF: MNDRVPSLRLLVAAAGMALAALSSPAHAFSDDEARKAILELRQQVQQMRQINENSRMQLADQIQSLQQQVTELRNQVEMAVHQEVPRAPANGTQADTGGATAGDPQEQATYDSALERFRNRQYKEAADALTAFLALYPNSQLAPTAQFYLGSSRYATKDYKGAIDQLQTMVKTSPDNARAPDALLVIAGSQIEMNNRAGAKATLQRIAKDYPGTPAADTAKNRLQLLQ; the protein is encoded by the coding sequence ATGAACGATAGAGTCCCGTCTTTGCGTCTCCTGGTGGCCGCCGCCGGCATGGCACTCGCCGCCCTGTCCTCCCCTGCCCATGCCTTCTCGGACGACGAGGCACGCAAGGCGATCCTGGAGCTGCGCCAGCAGGTCCAGCAAATGAGGCAAATCAACGAAAATTCCCGCATGCAGCTGGCGGACCAGATCCAATCGCTGCAGCAACAAGTGACCGAACTGCGCAACCAGGTCGAAATGGCCGTGCACCAGGAAGTGCCACGCGCGCCCGCCAATGGCACCCAGGCCGATACCGGCGGCGCGACCGCCGGCGATCCGCAGGAACAGGCGACCTACGACAGCGCCCTCGAGCGCTTCCGCAACCGGCAGTACAAGGAGGCCGCGGACGCGCTGACCGCCTTCTTGGCCCTGTACCCCAACAGCCAGCTGGCCCCCACGGCGCAGTTCTACCTGGGCAGCAGCCGCTACGCGACCAAGGACTACAAGGGCGCGATCGACCAATTGCAGACGATGGTCAAGACCTCGCCTGACAATGCGCGGGCGCCCGACGCACTGTTGGTCATCGCCGGCAGCCAGATCGAAATGAACAACCGGGCCGGCGCCAAGGCCACGCTGCAGCGGATCGCGAAGGATTATCCCGGCACGCCCGCGGCCGACACCGCGAAGAACCGACTGCAATTGCTGCAATAA
- a CDS encoding FecCD family ABC transporter permease, which translates to MRGAVFGSPVHAYRSILRRRILVLCGLAILVAASLLANFMVGTSTIAPASLLRTLLDPQHAPAVDRIIVWTIRLPYAMAAVAVGMALGLAGAEMQTILDNPLASADTLGVSSAAALGACIAIALDAWLPSGLPADWAVTACAFVFAMGSALLLNALARWGGMSASAVVLFGIALVFLCNALVSAIQFAASAQALQNVVFWTMGSLDRLNWSRLGILAGALAISGIFSLRSAWPLTMLRLGEDRAASAGVDVRRLRLGAMARISVLSALAVSMVGVIGFVGLVAPHIARRLFGEDHRPYLAGSALIGAVVLSLASLLSKILVPGVVLPVGIVTAFVGLPVFLAVVLRRRLP; encoded by the coding sequence ATGCGCGGCGCCGTCTTCGGCAGCCCGGTGCACGCGTACCGGAGCATCCTGCGCCGCCGCATCCTTGTCCTGTGCGGGCTCGCCATCCTTGTGGCGGCGAGCCTGCTGGCGAACTTCATGGTGGGTACGTCCACCATCGCCCCTGCCAGCTTGCTGAGGACATTGCTGGATCCCCAGCACGCCCCCGCCGTCGACCGTATCATCGTCTGGACGATACGCCTGCCTTACGCCATGGCCGCCGTTGCGGTGGGCATGGCGCTGGGCCTGGCCGGCGCGGAGATGCAGACCATCCTGGACAACCCCCTGGCCAGCGCCGACACCCTGGGCGTGTCCTCCGCCGCGGCGCTAGGAGCCTGCATCGCCATCGCGCTGGACGCCTGGCTGCCGTCGGGCCTGCCCGCGGATTGGGCCGTCACCGCATGCGCCTTCGTATTCGCAATGGGTAGCGCTTTGCTGCTGAACGCCCTGGCGCGCTGGGGCGGAATGTCCGCCAGTGCGGTCGTCCTGTTCGGCATCGCCCTGGTGTTCCTGTGCAATGCGCTGGTGTCGGCCATCCAGTTCGCCGCCAGCGCACAGGCATTGCAAAACGTGGTCTTCTGGACAATGGGCAGCCTGGATCGCTTGAACTGGAGCCGGCTGGGCATCCTGGCCGGGGCGCTGGCGATATCGGGAATTTTTTCCCTGCGTTCGGCATGGCCGCTGACCATGCTGCGCCTGGGCGAAGACCGGGCCGCCAGCGCGGGGGTGGACGTGCGGCGCCTACGCCTTGGAGCGATGGCGCGCATCAGCGTCTTGTCGGCGCTGGCGGTTTCCATGGTGGGAGTGATCGGTTTCGTCGGCCTCGTGGCGCCTCATATCGCGCGCCGACTGTTCGGCGAGGATCATCGCCCCTATCTGGCCGGCAGCGCGCTGATCGGCGCCGTGGTTCTATCGCTGGCCTCGCTGTTGTCGAAAATCCTGGTGCCGGGCGTCGTGCTGCCCGTGGGCATCGTGACGGCCTTCGTGGGACTTCCCGTTTTCCTCGCGGTTGTATTGCGGCGACGGCTGCCATGA
- a CDS encoding ABC transporter ATP-binding protein: MPGNLPPQAWPAADACLDIAGLRAGYGAREVIPGLTMAGLRPGRIAAVLGPNGSGKSTLLKAVAGLVPPRGGAIMLDGVDLARVAPRIRAQRVAYVPQDLPSAVHLRVLEAVLASGRAQASGARDTHRVTPEMAQALLTRLDLGPLSLRYLDELSGGQRQLTGLALALIRRPRILLLDEPLSALDPRHQFQIMALLRRETVEQGLITVLVVHDINVALRHADRVIMLRDGALAADGAPAEAIAPATLEAVYGVRGRVEQCSLGLPYAIIDGIASTGEIDATAAPDTGKRAARSARTD, translated from the coding sequence ATGCCGGGGAACCTGCCTCCGCAAGCCTGGCCGGCGGCGGACGCCTGCCTGGATATTGCGGGCCTGCGCGCGGGTTACGGTGCCCGGGAAGTCATCCCGGGCCTGACCATGGCCGGCCTTCGCCCAGGCCGGATCGCCGCCGTGCTGGGACCGAATGGCAGCGGGAAGTCGACACTGCTGAAGGCGGTGGCCGGATTGGTACCGCCGCGCGGCGGCGCCATCATGCTGGACGGGGTCGATCTGGCCCGCGTGGCGCCACGGATCCGCGCGCAGCGCGTGGCCTATGTTCCGCAGGACCTGCCGTCGGCCGTCCATTTGCGGGTACTGGAAGCGGTATTGGCATCCGGCCGCGCCCAGGCAAGCGGAGCCCGCGACACCCACCGCGTGACTCCCGAAATGGCGCAGGCGCTACTGACGCGCCTGGACCTTGGCCCGCTCTCGCTGCGCTACCTGGACGAACTCTCGGGCGGGCAGCGCCAGCTGACCGGACTGGCCCTGGCACTGATTCGCCGCCCGCGTATCCTGCTGCTGGACGAACCGTTGTCCGCGCTGGACCCGCGCCATCAGTTCCAGATCATGGCGCTGCTGCGGCGGGAAACGGTCGAGCAGGGCTTGATTACCGTGCTGGTCGTCCACGACATCAACGTGGCCTTGCGCCACGCCGACCGCGTCATCATGTTGCGCGACGGGGCCCTCGCCGCGGACGGCGCGCCCGCCGAGGCGATTGCACCCGCCACGCTGGAGGCCGTCTATGGCGTTCGCGGGCGGGTGGAACAATGCAGCCTGGGCCTGCCCTACGCCATCATCGACGGCATTGCCTCCACCGGCGAAATCGACGCTACAGCTGCTCCGGACACCGGAAAACGCGCAGCGCGTTCAGCGCGAACGGATTGA
- the tssM gene encoding type VI secretion system membrane subunit TssM — protein sequence MVKRISPGSMLHTFIRALAALFGVSLTWIYAPALSLGGTHPFADPWARVGLIALLFAMWFAYRGIARLMRGMPRLRVVWAPPPQVATEPAQGRPGTRQGAGEPAAQESAAVTRCVDIAPPAADGDAVAKLERGFDAALKVLGRGGPWWRLGRNSAYRLPWYVVLGSAGSGKSALLNASGLEYARDGMEAGLRSTDPCRWWIADEAVLLEVGVPGTAAGQAGHGVPDHAFWSVLLRRLRGARRRCPVNGAIVTLAAGALFGDTDGPQPDVAALRSRLKEMRSTFGVHFPVYVVITQCDRVAGFRAYFDDLDAARRAKVFGLTFPVADTDPSQDGVKSFPVMCRDLVQRLHGRMVRILGSRATLDRRAEVYGFPAQFDLLTQGIARFLAEIFTPSPQAPLPWLRGVYFTSAEQAGGPVQMQGASPLATSLATSVHAAPQALPHLRSYFTARLLRDLVLQESGLAFRRAALVPQSRWARYGAGAVLLSCAIAVCTGVGLAAREDEVFMARVNDRLAVLAARARQGVSQDQPASMLPLLDAARELAAPPHAWPMSWLVPWRPAVRVAAAGRERYLEVLRQTVVPVIARRAMDVASDASLDAAQRYQALRVYLMLGTPRVYDAAVVMAWTQGQADRFLANRAQRQEFMAHIKALFGCVTYAPHIQLDPPAVARVRAQLMGYSTLDRLYADILGRLTKAVPDTLSVARMGGVNAPLILVRASGRWLTEGVPGAYTVEGYRHYRQLRDAVLAEIEKEGWVLGMDSGASIAARRAALKNDLDKLYFHRYIAAWDDLLNDMRLVPLSSSPGDVWLIRMLAAGDSPLRLLLKAAAVQTTLQPGAADPASGAAAASPPAGGAPAPSTADGSGGDPTRGTIFGSGTASASPASADTPAPYAADDDEPTSVDRHFDTLHRLFVPGSASGVAPMDEVQGALKETAVYLEAVQAARQRGLPMPAGDALDKLRQIAQVQPEPLRQMLQSLSANGDSLALNTERRRLNDLWQSSAVFCHAALDHRYPLDPYASVDVTPDDFARVFGPGGAMDSFFQANLLPYIDTGTSPWKWRAGATTPKMSDATLMAFQRAAAIRAAFFPDGGKALSIRFLLQPLSLDASITRFSLALSGTTLDYAHGPVRPVEFQWPSGSGTQSVRLAYQTGDTAADRAFTIDGPWALFRLLDRGRTERVRADRYKLTFNLGGRSVTLQLDASSVINPFALNALRVFRCPEQL from the coding sequence ATGGTGAAACGCATTTCGCCCGGATCCATGCTGCATACCTTCATCAGAGCGCTTGCCGCGCTGTTCGGTGTGTCGCTGACATGGATTTACGCGCCCGCTCTTTCGCTGGGCGGCACACACCCCTTCGCCGATCCCTGGGCGCGGGTGGGGCTGATCGCGCTTCTGTTCGCGATGTGGTTCGCCTATCGCGGTATCGCGCGGCTGATGCGCGGTATGCCCCGGTTGCGGGTGGTATGGGCGCCGCCGCCTCAGGTCGCCACCGAGCCGGCGCAAGGCAGGCCGGGCACGAGGCAGGGCGCCGGTGAACCGGCGGCGCAGGAAAGCGCCGCCGTAACGCGGTGCGTCGATATCGCCCCGCCCGCCGCCGACGGCGATGCGGTCGCGAAGCTGGAACGGGGGTTCGACGCGGCGCTGAAGGTGCTCGGCAGGGGCGGGCCATGGTGGCGCCTGGGCCGGAACAGCGCCTACCGCCTGCCGTGGTACGTCGTGCTGGGATCGGCGGGCAGCGGCAAGAGCGCGCTATTGAACGCCTCTGGATTGGAGTACGCGCGCGATGGAATGGAAGCCGGCTTGCGATCCACCGATCCCTGCCGCTGGTGGATCGCCGATGAAGCGGTCCTTCTCGAAGTGGGCGTTCCCGGCACGGCGGCCGGGCAGGCGGGCCATGGGGTGCCCGATCACGCGTTCTGGAGCGTGCTCCTGCGCCGCCTGCGCGGGGCGCGCCGGCGGTGTCCGGTCAACGGCGCCATCGTCACGCTTGCCGCCGGCGCGCTGTTCGGCGATACCGATGGCCCGCAGCCCGACGTGGCGGCACTGCGTTCGCGGCTCAAGGAGATGCGGTCTACCTTCGGGGTCCACTTCCCCGTTTATGTGGTCATCACGCAGTGCGACCGCGTGGCCGGCTTTCGTGCCTACTTCGATGACCTGGATGCCGCGCGCCGCGCGAAGGTGTTCGGATTGACATTTCCGGTCGCCGACACGGATCCATCTCAAGACGGCGTGAAGTCCTTCCCGGTGATGTGCCGGGACCTTGTGCAGCGCCTGCACGGGCGCATGGTTCGCATACTGGGCAGCCGCGCGACCCTGGACCGCCGGGCCGAAGTCTATGGATTTCCCGCGCAGTTCGATCTGCTGACCCAGGGAATCGCACGGTTCCTCGCCGAGATATTCACGCCATCGCCCCAGGCTCCGCTTCCCTGGCTGCGCGGCGTGTACTTCACCAGCGCGGAGCAGGCCGGCGGGCCGGTCCAGATGCAAGGCGCAAGCCCGCTGGCGACGTCGCTGGCAACGTCGGTGCATGCCGCGCCGCAGGCGTTGCCGCACTTGCGCAGCTATTTCACCGCGCGCCTGCTGCGCGACCTGGTACTCCAGGAAAGCGGGTTGGCTTTCAGGCGGGCCGCGTTGGTGCCTCAAAGCCGGTGGGCGCGCTATGGTGCCGGCGCCGTGCTCCTGTCCTGCGCGATCGCCGTGTGTACCGGCGTGGGGCTGGCGGCGCGTGAGGACGAGGTCTTCATGGCAAGGGTCAACGATCGCCTGGCCGTCCTTGCCGCGCGGGCACGGCAGGGCGTCTCGCAGGACCAGCCCGCGTCCATGCTGCCCTTGCTCGATGCGGCGCGGGAGCTGGCGGCGCCGCCGCATGCCTGGCCGATGTCCTGGCTGGTACCTTGGCGGCCCGCCGTGCGTGTCGCCGCCGCCGGCCGCGAGCGGTATCTCGAGGTGCTGCGCCAGACCGTGGTTCCCGTCATCGCCCGCCGGGCCATGGACGTCGCGAGCGACGCAAGCCTGGATGCCGCACAGCGCTATCAAGCCTTGCGTGTCTATCTGATGCTGGGCACGCCGCGCGTCTATGACGCCGCCGTGGTCATGGCATGGACCCAGGGTCAGGCAGACCGGTTCCTGGCCAACCGGGCGCAGCGGCAGGAATTCATGGCGCACATCAAGGCCTTGTTCGGCTGCGTCACGTACGCGCCTCATATACAGCTGGATCCGCCGGCCGTGGCGCGGGTACGCGCACAACTGATGGGCTATTCGACACTCGATCGCTTGTATGCGGACATCCTGGGCCGCTTGACGAAGGCCGTGCCGGACACCCTATCGGTCGCGCGGATGGGCGGCGTGAACGCACCCCTGATCCTGGTAAGGGCGAGCGGCCGGTGGCTCACCGAAGGCGTGCCGGGCGCGTATACCGTGGAAGGCTATCGGCATTACAGGCAGTTGCGCGACGCCGTCCTTGCCGAAATAGAAAAAGAGGGATGGGTGCTGGGCATGGATAGCGGTGCGTCCATCGCCGCGCGCCGCGCCGCGCTGAAGAACGACCTGGACAAGCTGTATTTCCATCGCTACATCGCAGCCTGGGACGATCTGCTCAACGACATGCGCCTGGTCCCGCTGTCCAGCTCGCCCGGCGACGTCTGGCTGATCAGGATGCTCGCGGCGGGCGATTCGCCGCTGCGCCTGCTGCTCAAGGCGGCCGCGGTCCAGACGACGTTGCAGCCTGGCGCCGCGGATCCAGCGTCCGGCGCCGCCGCGGCTTCCCCGCCCGCCGGTGGCGCCCCGGCGCCCTCGACGGCCGATGGGTCAGGCGGCGATCCGACGCGCGGCACGATTTTCGGTAGCGGCACCGCGTCCGCATCGCCGGCCAGTGCCGATACACCTGCCCCCTACGCCGCGGACGACGATGAACCGACGTCGGTGGACCGTCATTTCGATACCTTGCACCGGTTGTTCGTGCCGGGATCGGCCAGCGGTGTTGCGCCGATGGACGAAGTACAGGGGGCCTTGAAGGAAACCGCCGTGTACCTGGAAGCCGTGCAGGCGGCGCGTCAACGCGGCCTGCCGATGCCGGCGGGGGACGCGCTGGACAAGCTTCGGCAAATCGCCCAGGTACAGCCGGAGCCGCTGCGCCAGATGCTGCAGAGCCTTTCGGCCAATGGCGATTCACTCGCGCTGAACACCGAACGCAGGCGGCTGAACGATTTGTGGCAATCCAGCGCGGTGTTCTGCCATGCGGCCCTTGATCATCGCTATCCCCTGGACCCTTACGCGAGTGTCGATGTCACCCCGGACGATTTCGCGCGCGTGTTCGGACCCGGCGGCGCGATGGACAGCTTCTTCCAGGCCAATCTGCTTCCTTATATCGATACGGGGACTTCTCCGTGGAAATGGCGGGCCGGCGCCACCACGCCGAAAATGTCCGATGCCACGCTGATGGCGTTTCAGCGTGCGGCCGCGATCCGCGCGGCGTTTTTCCCGGATGGCGGCAAGGCCCTTTCCATACGTTTTTTGCTGCAGCCGCTTTCGCTGGATGCCAGCATCACCCGTTTTTCGCTGGCCTTGAGTGGCACAACACTGGACTATGCCCATGGGCCCGTGCGTCCCGTGGAATTCCAGTGGCCGTCGGGCAGCGGGACGCAAAGCGTGCGCCTGGCTTACCAGACGGGAGACACCGCCGCCGATCGCGCTTTCACCATAGACGGCCCATGGGCGCTGTTCCGCCTGCTGGATCGGGGCAGGACCGAGCGCGTGCGCGCGGACCGCTACAAGCTGACCTTCAACCTGGGCGGGCGCAGCGTCACGCTGCAACTGGACGCCAGCAGCGTGATCAATCCGTTCGCGCTGAACGCGCTGCGCGTTTTCCGGTGTCCGGAGCAGCTGTAG
- the icmH gene encoding type IVB secretion system protein IcmH/DotU — protein sequence MPGIASPPSWTKSSRPRHGGGGGAWSSRSLLVTFHGEASGGERFFTILHHLSRDPAANIDALELLYIILSLGMEGRYRLMEGGAMELEQLRARLLQLIGDTRGTVEQGFSPEPSSVPGRRRPLWHIRPLWLALAISVLMLAATLGIADWRMRGPAQAIMDALGKVYVAVRMPKPAPPPPPPAVPAKPASRFDPAIRQLAAILAPEIANGSVRLDQNGDRAVLTLNSDGLFASGSSWVLPAHVPLLRRIGAALHDVPGDVTIVGHTDDIRPAPGAPSNQELSLRRAGRVKDLLVQEASDPDRFLVQGRGDTEPVAPNDTEAGRGRNRRVVITLVAPGAAR from the coding sequence CTGCCCGGTATTGCCTCTCCACCTTCCTGGACGAAGTCATCGCGGCCACGCCATGGGGGGGGAGGGGGCGCATGGTCCAGCCGCAGCCTGCTGGTCACGTTCCATGGCGAGGCGTCGGGCGGAGAACGTTTCTTCACCATCCTGCACCATCTGTCCCGGGATCCGGCCGCCAACATCGATGCACTGGAGTTGCTTTACATCATCCTGTCGCTGGGCATGGAAGGGCGCTACCGCCTGATGGAAGGCGGCGCAATGGAGCTGGAGCAATTGCGCGCTCGCCTGCTGCAGTTGATCGGCGATACGCGCGGCACCGTGGAACAGGGTTTTTCGCCGGAGCCGAGCAGCGTGCCCGGCCGCCGTCGTCCCCTTTGGCACATACGCCCCTTATGGTTGGCCCTGGCGATTTCCGTGCTCATGCTGGCCGCGACGCTGGGCATTGCAGACTGGAGGATGCGCGGGCCGGCGCAGGCCATCATGGACGCCCTGGGCAAGGTATACGTGGCGGTGCGCATGCCCAAGCCGGCGCCGCCCCCACCGCCGCCGGCCGTGCCGGCCAAGCCGGCTTCCCGCTTCGATCCGGCGATCCGGCAGCTGGCTGCGATACTCGCGCCCGAAATCGCCAACGGATCCGTGCGCCTGGACCAGAACGGCGACCGGGCCGTCCTGACATTGAACAGCGACGGCCTTTTCGCTTCCGGCAGCAGTTGGGTGCTTCCCGCACATGTGCCATTGCTGCGTCGCATCGGCGCCGCGCTGCACGACGTACCGGGGGACGTGACCATCGTCGGCCATACCGACGACATCCGGCCCGCTCCAGGGGCACCGTCCAATCAGGAGCTGTCCCTGCGGCGGGCCGGCCGGGTAAAGGACCTGCTGGTCCAGGAGGCTAGCGATCCCGATCGTTTCCTTGTTCAGGGACGTGGCGATACGGAGCCCGTCGCGCCCAACGATACGGAGGCCGGCCGGGGCCGCAACCGGCGTGTCGTGATCACGCTCGTGGCGCCGGGAGCCGCCCGGTGA
- the tssK gene encoding type VI secretion system baseplate subunit TssK, whose product MDWNSKVVWSEGMLLQQQHLQQHDRYFHHLVESYWRARGRYGWGYTRLVIDEQQLGLGKVGLVACEGVMPDGTPFSLPADDGVPPSLDIPEDRRDAMVVLALPLRRLGVPDVAPDGRDDAEAHARYRRAECTVADSTASAGEGVLMEVGKLRLRLALADTVAQGYATLGVARVRERRPDHCVVLDMDYSPPSLACRAAPRLAGFIEELKGLLHQRGQTLSSRLAGAGSHGTAEIVDFLLLQLINRVEPLFDHFVASESLHPEVLYRELLQLSGELATFVRDAKRPGVPRPYRHDDLAATFTPLMDELRRALSLVSDPRAVSIALEPGKFGLHIGRVPDTGLLKSAEFVLEIAADMPAEALLTALPAQVKIGPVEKIHDLVTLQLPGIGLRPLSVAPRQLPFRAGRCYFALDMHDELWPQLATSAGIALHVAGDFPGLQIDLWAIRA is encoded by the coding sequence GTGGATTGGAATAGCAAGGTTGTCTGGTCGGAAGGCATGCTGTTGCAGCAACAGCATCTGCAGCAGCACGACCGGTATTTTCATCACCTGGTGGAGTCCTACTGGCGCGCACGGGGCCGCTACGGTTGGGGATACACGCGGCTTGTGATCGACGAGCAGCAGTTGGGGCTGGGCAAGGTCGGGCTGGTGGCATGCGAAGGCGTGATGCCCGACGGCACGCCGTTTTCCCTGCCCGCGGACGATGGCGTGCCGCCGTCGCTGGATATCCCCGAAGACAGGCGCGACGCGATGGTGGTGCTGGCCCTGCCTTTGCGGCGCCTGGGCGTGCCGGATGTCGCGCCCGATGGCAGGGACGATGCCGAGGCGCACGCGCGCTATCGCCGCGCCGAATGCACGGTCGCCGACAGCACGGCGTCCGCAGGGGAGGGCGTGCTGATGGAAGTCGGAAAGTTGCGCCTGCGGCTGGCGCTGGCCGATACCGTCGCGCAGGGATACGCGACGCTGGGCGTGGCCCGCGTGCGCGAGCGACGCCCCGACCATTGCGTGGTCCTGGACATGGATTACTCCCCGCCCTCGCTGGCGTGCCGGGCAGCCCCGCGCCTGGCCGGATTCATCGAGGAGCTGAAAGGGTTGCTGCATCAGCGTGGCCAGACGCTGTCGTCGCGATTGGCCGGGGCCGGTTCGCATGGCACGGCCGAAATCGTTGATTTCCTGCTGCTGCAGCTGATCAATCGCGTCGAACCCTTGTTCGATCATTTCGTCGCATCGGAGTCGCTGCACCCGGAGGTGCTCTACCGCGAATTGCTGCAGCTTTCCGGTGAACTCGCCACCTTCGTGCGCGATGCCAAGCGTCCCGGCGTGCCGAGGCCGTATCGCCACGACGATCTGGCCGCAACCTTCACGCCGCTCATGGACGAACTGCGCCGGGCGCTCAGTCTGGTCTCGGACCCGCGCGCGGTATCGATCGCGCTGGAACCCGGCAAGTTTGGCTTGCACATCGGCAGGGTGCCGGACACGGGGCTGCTCAAGAGCGCCGAATTCGTACTGGAGATCGCCGCGGATATGCCGGCCGAGGCACTGCTGACCGCGCTGCCGGCCCAAGTGAAGATCGGCCCGGTGGAGAAGATCCACGACCTGGTGACGCTGCAGCTGCCCGGCATCGGGCTGCGTCCATTGAGCGTCGCGCCGCGCCAGTTGCCCTTTCGCGCGGGGCGTTGCTACTTCGCGTTGGACATGCATGACGAACTCTGGCCGCAGCTGGCCACGTCCGCCGGGATCGCCTTGCATGTCGCCGGGGACTTCCCGGGATTGCAGATCGATCTATGGGCGATAAGGGCATGA